One part of the Dyadobacter sp. 676 genome encodes these proteins:
- a CDS encoding M4 family metallopeptidase, which yields MYYNYSRRITAAALLFLLNSLASFAQQKNVDRSIMTFYDGLQTIRVLEYVEPAPGTNKIYRLETLAENGFPAIVLTSNVQMGYIKFEDKLPYDNVFNDNASPFTSAEGAQTLYSFQSIMKAFDSRFGWKGMDGTGTATVYAIMGDAQKYPLSASASYTTNGISDNFLFIKEVNGVKNFNNGIETVAHEFLHAIMRYKRGFENYNPDKCAEMHSIEEGLADIFGIYIHNKVKQTPPQNFDWKFQGYNATLANPKGFLFPDTYNGEYYKNDCHLTFAPHPNGGVLYKWSYLLSEGFPGSAYNDLGYGYSNLTGIGIEKCIEILWQTISKIKKYTTYPALRTYTLETAGQLYGLNSTEYLAVQNAWCAVGVCDNNLPAFSMSPANATNFIDPWPTVDINLTWKNNNLVQEWEVQMSPKYDFSDSVQTVKLTNFTAVIGPNQTLMSTATAKGYFHPGKKVYARAKISQAGANFCKGLNPLCILYQKFGPTHAFGLKDKKTNFWPATKSTSVKAWKGQVTWQWVDDAERYRLQVASDSMFTALVYDGIAPYTGNFMETGEIGTDLTIGQTYYARVRAERLDLLKLKDNHGAWSDPLVITASMPSTAISQAKTQKLNDPPFEVGTLGRQVNWDPVPGASNFVVQVATDDTFNSIIWTKTVSGNLASTTMLFPPLANLTDLFVRVLPKNGPIFGVCSNVWRIKVDEAKALALMKGPPNGTTFPFKDFGVNVIEWKSGTLNMNTVDYFELVLTKKPSGVTATFPTQGKKFDFLIQDPLLLNDNGLQASVIAVNALGAKTAQSLPFDYNICPDHPAVFFPGDLGKVDPTKDFKVEWFPSQSFAVGSQYLLTIKDGGVAIPGFKDKPTTNHFMTVPAGTLVNGKSYTVTVRNSSSCAALLVPSTFFTAVGSGGSNQPQAPKLVDFTIEIQGFRNDLDGLAWETSDYVLGIELIDPDGNVLALIDPNGASVTQLLVDSENSGVVAKGNDRPEGKYKLRLKMVNIFNPLAYYPFDQPRFSVLLNGQPVISNHVITVDFVNPASPFHEWQVGFQFGDINLDIK from the coding sequence ATGTATTATAACTATTCACGTAGAATTACCGCGGCTGCTCTCCTATTTCTTTTAAACAGCCTGGCCTCATTCGCGCAGCAAAAGAACGTCGACCGATCTATCATGACCTTTTACGACGGCCTGCAAACAATTCGTGTGCTGGAATACGTTGAACCTGCGCCCGGCACCAACAAAATTTATCGCTTGGAAACATTAGCTGAAAACGGCTTTCCGGCTATCGTCCTGACTTCGAACGTTCAAATGGGATACATCAAATTTGAAGATAAATTACCTTACGATAACGTATTCAACGATAATGCAAGCCCATTTACTAGTGCGGAAGGTGCGCAAACACTCTACTCATTTCAAAGCATCATGAAAGCCTTCGACTCGCGCTTTGGATGGAAAGGCATGGATGGAACGGGTACAGCTACTGTATATGCCATCATGGGTGATGCCCAAAAATATCCACTATCGGCCAGCGCTTCCTATACTACGAACGGAATATCTGACAATTTTCTTTTCATCAAGGAAGTAAACGGTGTGAAAAACTTCAATAACGGAATTGAAACAGTTGCGCATGAATTCCTTCACGCGATTATGCGGTATAAACGAGGCTTTGAGAACTATAACCCGGATAAATGTGCTGAGATGCACAGTATTGAAGAGGGGCTTGCCGATATTTTTGGGATTTATATTCACAATAAAGTGAAGCAAACGCCTCCACAAAATTTTGACTGGAAGTTCCAAGGATATAATGCGACACTAGCAAATCCCAAAGGGTTTCTCTTCCCCGATACATACAACGGCGAGTACTACAAAAACGACTGCCACCTCACATTCGCCCCACACCCGAACGGGGGTGTGTTGTACAAGTGGAGTTACTTGCTCAGCGAGGGGTTTCCGGGATCGGCGTATAATGACTTAGGTTACGGTTACTCAAACCTCACCGGAATAGGTATCGAAAAGTGCATTGAAATTCTTTGGCAAACGATCTCAAAAATTAAGAAATACACTACTTACCCGGCTCTTCGCACATACACCCTCGAAACAGCGGGACAACTCTACGGCCTCAATTCTACCGAGTATCTGGCCGTTCAGAATGCCTGGTGCGCAGTCGGTGTGTGTGACAATAACCTCCCGGCCTTCTCCATGTCTCCCGCCAATGCCACCAATTTCATCGACCCCTGGCCTACGGTGGATATCAATCTTACCTGGAAAAACAACAACCTGGTGCAGGAATGGGAAGTGCAAATGTCGCCCAAGTATGACTTTTCAGACAGCGTTCAAACGGTTAAGCTGACAAATTTTACAGCTGTTATAGGTCCTAACCAGACCCTCATGAGCACAGCTACGGCGAAAGGTTACTTCCATCCCGGCAAAAAGGTATATGCCCGCGCGAAAATCAGCCAGGCGGGAGCCAATTTTTGTAAGGGGCTTAATCCACTTTGTATTCTCTATCAAAAGTTTGGGCCGACGCATGCATTTGGGCTCAAAGATAAGAAAACTAATTTCTGGCCAGCGACTAAGTCCACTAGTGTAAAAGCCTGGAAAGGTCAAGTCACCTGGCAATGGGTTGATGACGCTGAACGCTACCGGTTGCAGGTAGCTAGTGATTCCATGTTTACCGCACTCGTTTACGACGGCATTGCCCCGTATACCGGCAATTTCATGGAAACGGGAGAAATCGGAACCGACCTTACCATTGGCCAAACCTATTACGCACGTGTCCGGGCCGAGAGACTCGATCTTCTGAAACTGAAAGACAACCATGGAGCGTGGTCCGATCCACTCGTCATCACCGCCTCGATGCCATCGACCGCGATCAGCCAGGCGAAAACTCAGAAACTGAATGATCCGCCGTTTGAAGTAGGAACCCTGGGTCGACAGGTCAACTGGGACCCGGTACCCGGCGCGTCGAATTTCGTCGTGCAGGTGGCAACAGATGATACATTTAATAGCATTATCTGGACAAAGACGGTGTCGGGGAATCTGGCGAGTACCACCATGCTATTTCCACCGTTAGCCAATCTGACAGACCTATTTGTGCGCGTGCTTCCGAAAAACGGTCCTATTTTCGGGGTATGCAGCAACGTTTGGCGCATTAAAGTGGATGAAGCCAAAGCCTTGGCATTAATGAAGGGACCGCCGAACGGAACTACCTTTCCATTCAAAGACTTTGGCGTGAATGTGATAGAATGGAAAAGCGGGACGCTTAACATGAATACTGTTGACTATTTTGAACTTGTCCTCACCAAAAAACCGTCCGGCGTCACAGCGACATTCCCCACTCAGGGTAAGAAATTTGATTTTCTCATTCAGGATCCGCTCTTATTGAATGACAACGGCTTACAGGCATCGGTGATTGCTGTGAATGCACTGGGCGCCAAAACTGCACAGTCACTCCCATTCGATTATAATATATGTCCGGACCACCCGGCTGTTTTCTTCCCCGGCGATTTGGGAAAGGTCGACCCTACCAAAGATTTTAAAGTCGAATGGTTTCCGAGCCAGTCATTTGCGGTTGGTAGCCAGTATTTGTTAACGATTAAAGACGGAGGAGTTGCGATACCGGGATTTAAAGACAAACCCACCACGAACCATTTTATGACTGTCCCCGCTGGTACACTTGTCAATGGTAAAAGCTATACGGTAACAGTCAGGAACTCGTCTTCATGCGCAGCGCTGCTGGTACCGTCGACATTCTTCACTGCCGTGGGTTCTGGCGGCTCTAACCAACCCCAGGCGCCCAAACTGGTGGATTTTACAATCGAAATCCAAGGATTCCGCAACGATCTGGATGGTTTGGCCTGGGAAACCTCCGACTACGTCCTCGGCATTGAACTGATTGATCCGGATGGTAATGTACTCGCGCTCATTGATCCGAATGGTGCCTCTGTTACACAACTGCTGGTGGATTCGGAAAACTCCGGTGTTGTAGCGAAGGGCAACGACAGGCCGGAAGGCAAGTATAAACTAAGGCTGAAAATGGTCAACATTTTCAACCCACTTGCCTACTATCCTTTCGATCAGCCGAGGTTTTCGGTTTTACTTAATGGACAACCGGTAATCAGTAATCACGTCATTACAGTCGATTTTGTAAACCCCGCCTCCCCATTTCACGAATGGCAAGTCGGGTTTCAGTTCGGTGACATTAATTTGGATATAAAGTAG
- a CDS encoding helix-turn-helix transcriptional regulator, with protein sequence MKDEKIPIGDNIRLARNRLGYSQEYVATRLHISKQRYRQLENEEQESITIGRLAEIALILETDIETLLSLHKVKFTKKHIPPGDSHVLHQLIQTQQELILVLQGKISSE encoded by the coding sequence ATGAAAGATGAAAAAATACCTATCGGAGATAATATACGTTTGGCGCGTAACCGTCTGGGGTACTCGCAGGAATATGTCGCCACGCGGCTGCATATTTCAAAGCAGCGTTACCGGCAACTGGAAAACGAGGAGCAGGAGTCGATCACGATAGGCCGGCTCGCGGAGATTGCCCTGATACTCGAAACGGATATTGAAACGCTGTTGAGTCTGCACAAGGTAAAATTTACAAAAAAACATATTCCGCCGGGAGATAGCCATGTGCTTCACCAGCTTATACAAACGCAGCAGGAGCTGATCCTCGTACTGCAGGGGAAGATCAGCTCCGAATGA
- a CDS encoding M4 family metallopeptidase, protein MNRFLLLAFYCLWVSCISVDAQPIYNQKNITQDVLTEHYDNPVPMQVMEYSTDQNGTIIERRLEILPENGLPSARVRIINDQFEEIPLVNQPPFDALFDNGLFDIQHCVDAATLLFGTEVALKVIKDKFGWSGLDNQGVNGKAIIWNIMAPNSPSIIASPYYSLISKEFNYLTNGTEADKLTHIEAVTHELVHGIINAKIGDENSLGLDPCGERKVVAEALCDILGLYVRNEYEQNSPALYIWTLSQGYIFPGRSFDNPNSNGQPDTYYGSYYANSCPGNGTFIEHQNATVIDHWYYLLASGTVGTETNDLGYSYKFNGIGVNKAIQIVWKCLDYIGKHTSFSDLKKASLTIAEQLYGLHSIEYLAVVDAWCAVGICENNLGPFYMSPAHGAAGVEPWPGVKVNVIWEGKPVTKWEVQMDTDIAFSNPQTVVITNFTTVINPDGGAAYSGFATGYFAPGERVYARARIIEAEPDFCKGYNPLCVLYQQYGPAHAFTLDDKKVQFWHLLPLNYWTANPWNSPTIQWKSVPNAQQYTFEVSEDDAFTKIIYTETVPSSGNFSESGTISTVLEAGTTLFTRVRAENANSPQVIENVGEWSDMDTIKVMFPRTSVYQALNQMPGDPPTAVSTLGFWVGWLPYPGTSHYVIQIATDPAFANIVRTQNAAGNLTAVEMLLPAAPDKSNFFVRVLPQKGSVFGVCDHVWRIQTDGHAVLPKMKGPPNGSVFPFNAFAATFEWQGGSLNLNLVKGFEFHFKKKNSNLTSIFPTGKVFDILIKDPLLFDNPQGFEVAVLAVNELGAKSALSAPFSYTICPDHPAVFFPGDLGKVDPTLDFNVQWHHSASFPPGSQYLVTIMEGVTPLPGFNNKPTTQNFMLVPAGKLTNGKSYTVTVKNSSSCAGILLPKTFFNAVGSGGSNQPQPPKLVDFQIDLKGFRNDPDGTVFPPEFGTSNYEIGIELFDPNGTPLGLHDPTNGNAVTYLEVDSQNSGVILVGDQKPQGKYKLRLKMKAIFDPLLYYPFDQPWFSVSLNGQVIVSKHIITVDFVDPASLFNEWQVGFQFADIVLDVK, encoded by the coding sequence ATGAATAGATTTTTATTACTGGCTTTTTACTGCCTTTGGGTATCGTGCATCTCTGTCGATGCTCAGCCGATTTACAATCAGAAAAATATCACACAAGATGTGCTGACAGAGCACTACGACAACCCTGTGCCCATGCAAGTTATGGAGTACTCCACTGATCAAAACGGGACCATTATCGAAAGGCGATTAGAAATTTTACCCGAAAATGGTTTACCCTCGGCCCGCGTTAGAATTATCAACGATCAGTTTGAAGAAATTCCCCTTGTAAATCAGCCACCATTTGACGCATTATTTGACAATGGGCTATTTGATATTCAGCATTGCGTTGATGCTGCGACGCTGCTTTTCGGAACGGAAGTCGCATTGAAAGTGATCAAGGATAAGTTTGGCTGGTCGGGATTAGACAACCAGGGTGTAAATGGCAAGGCTATTATATGGAATATCATGGCTCCGAACAGTCCCTCAATTATCGCTTCGCCTTATTATAGCCTAATCAGCAAGGAATTTAATTACCTGACTAATGGAACCGAAGCTGATAAATTAACCCATATCGAAGCCGTTACCCATGAGCTGGTTCATGGCATTATCAATGCGAAAATAGGGGACGAAAACTCTCTTGGACTTGACCCTTGTGGCGAAAGAAAAGTGGTTGCCGAAGCGCTCTGTGATATCCTTGGACTTTATGTCCGAAATGAATACGAACAAAACTCACCGGCACTTTATATTTGGACCCTTTCACAAGGATACATTTTTCCGGGGAGGTCGTTTGATAATCCTAATAGCAACGGACAACCGGACACGTATTATGGAAGCTATTATGCGAATAGCTGTCCGGGAAACGGTACTTTTATAGAGCACCAGAATGCAACCGTAATTGATCATTGGTATTATCTATTAGCCAGTGGTACGGTCGGGACCGAGACGAACGACCTTGGCTACTCGTACAAATTCAATGGAATTGGCGTCAACAAAGCGATCCAAATTGTATGGAAGTGCCTGGACTATATTGGCAAACACACCAGTTTCTCCGATTTAAAAAAGGCTTCGCTTACAATAGCTGAGCAACTCTACGGCCTGCATTCCATCGAATATCTGGCAGTTGTAGACGCATGGTGCGCGGTAGGCATTTGCGAGAACAACCTTGGCCCGTTTTACATGTCACCGGCGCATGGAGCCGCGGGTGTTGAACCTTGGCCAGGCGTAAAGGTGAATGTCATTTGGGAAGGCAAGCCTGTCACAAAATGGGAAGTGCAAATGGATACGGATATCGCCTTCTCCAATCCTCAAACGGTTGTGATCACTAATTTCACCACTGTTATCAACCCCGATGGTGGAGCAGCCTACTCAGGTTTTGCGACCGGCTACTTTGCGCCTGGTGAGCGCGTATACGCGCGTGCACGTATCATCGAAGCTGAGCCCGATTTCTGTAAAGGGTACAATCCACTTTGCGTCCTTTACCAGCAATATGGTCCGGCTCACGCCTTTACACTTGATGACAAAAAAGTCCAGTTTTGGCACCTATTGCCCCTTAATTACTGGACTGCGAACCCCTGGAATAGCCCGACGATCCAATGGAAGTCAGTGCCGAACGCTCAACAATACACCTTTGAGGTATCTGAGGACGATGCCTTTACCAAAATTATCTACACCGAAACTGTTCCGTCCAGTGGAAATTTCAGCGAATCAGGGACAATCAGTACCGTCCTGGAAGCCGGAACGACGCTTTTCACCCGCGTGAGGGCGGAGAATGCTAACAGTCCGCAGGTTATCGAAAACGTCGGAGAATGGTCGGATATGGATACGATTAAGGTGATGTTTCCACGAACTTCGGTATACCAGGCGCTGAACCAAATGCCTGGCGACCCGCCTACGGCCGTTAGCACTCTCGGTTTTTGGGTTGGGTGGTTACCCTACCCGGGCACCAGCCATTATGTCATCCAGATTGCTACCGATCCTGCATTTGCCAACATTGTCCGTACGCAGAATGCTGCCGGGAATTTGACTGCGGTCGAAATGCTATTGCCCGCCGCGCCTGATAAAAGCAACTTTTTTGTGCGCGTCCTTCCGCAGAAGGGCAGTGTTTTCGGGGTGTGCGACCATGTGTGGCGCATCCAGACGGACGGGCATGCCGTTCTTCCGAAGATGAAAGGGCCGCCAAACGGTTCAGTTTTCCCTTTCAACGCATTTGCCGCCACATTCGAATGGCAGGGCGGATCCCTAAACCTTAATCTGGTTAAAGGTTTCGAATTCCATTTTAAAAAGAAAAACTCCAACCTCACTTCAATCTTTCCGACCGGCAAGGTTTTCGACATTTTGATCAAGGACCCTTTGCTCTTCGATAATCCACAGGGCTTTGAAGTGGCCGTATTAGCCGTTAATGAGCTGGGTGCCAAGTCGGCATTGTCTGCCCCATTCAGTTATACCATCTGTCCTGATCATCCTGCCGTATTCTTCCCCGGTGACCTGGGCAAAGTCGATCCTACCCTCGATTTCAACGTTCAATGGCATCACAGCGCCTCGTTTCCACCGGGAAGTCAGTACCTGGTTACGATTATGGAAGGTGTAACGCCACTACCCGGCTTTAATAATAAGCCTACTACACAAAATTTCATGCTCGTGCCAGCGGGTAAGCTAACAAACGGAAAGAGTTATACGGTCACCGTCAAGAATTCGTCCTCGTGCGCCGGAATTCTATTGCCGAAAACGTTCTTCAATGCGGTGGGATCGGGAGGCTCGAATCAACCGCAACCGCCAAAGCTAGTCGACTTCCAGATCGACCTTAAAGGCTTTCGAAACGATCCCGACGGCACGGTATTCCCGCCTGAATTTGGCACTTCCAACTATGAAATTGGCATAGAACTCTTCGATCCCAACGGTACGCCGCTCGGCCTTCACGACCCAACAAATGGTAATGCGGTGACATACCTGGAAGTGGATTCTCAAAATTCCGGTGTAATCCTGGTTGGGGATCAAAAGCCGCAAGGCAAATACAAACTGAGGCTGAAAATGAAGGCCATTTTCGATCCGCTCCTCTATTATCCGTTCGACCAGCCATGGTTTTCTGTATCACTCAATGGACAAGTGATTGTTAGCAAGCACATTATTACCGTAGACTTTGTCGATCCGGCTTCACTTTTTAATGAATGGCAGGTTGGATTCCAGTTTGCGGATATTGTATTGGACGTTAAATGA
- a CDS encoding M4 family metallopeptidase, with protein sequence MKHFTIASCIIFICLVCHAGFAQTLYNPKNVDKTALSFFDGSQTFRALEYTVNQDPQSEKVYRLQTLPENGFPAIMLQGINQGTSVQFEDKLPYDDQYTDNQTPYLSTEAVQIFSGFQRVMQTFDQRFTWKGSDGTGTVPIDIRMKNQFETGSKGLTYYSGNANGGYFNFERNLNDNKPFQITIDALAHEMTHSIIRYKTGIYSKRDIECSEFIAINEGICNIFGVYIRNKINNSTPQNYQWIMAPEVLSLNFDIGNPKTYLLADTYHGQYYPDSCVGANPYKASGVASRWFYLLSVGFQGTGKNDLGYTYENLAGIGVEKAIQIIWNVIPDLKAYSNYSSLKTYTLNAAELLYGLNSAEYLAVEEAWCAVGVCDNNFPFFKIYPVNTASNVEPWPGVKINFSWDDDPRVKEVEVQMSRKYDFSDNPQIIKVSNFDKLFKPGGGVVYTGNAVGSFLPDETIFVRAKITEADANFCRGVNLLCQLYQQYTPTNALILSDKKSGILAWSSRCRVYRQCME encoded by the coding sequence ATGAAACACTTTACAATTGCCTCCTGTATAATTTTCATTTGCCTCGTCTGCCACGCCGGCTTTGCGCAAACCTTGTACAATCCTAAGAACGTAGACAAAACTGCATTGAGTTTTTTTGATGGCTCACAGACATTCCGTGCCCTCGAATATACAGTGAATCAGGATCCGCAGAGCGAAAAAGTTTATCGGTTGCAGACGTTACCGGAAAATGGATTTCCCGCTATTATGTTACAAGGAATTAATCAGGGAACATCGGTCCAGTTCGAAGACAAGCTACCATATGACGATCAATACACGGATAATCAAACTCCGTATTTGAGCACGGAAGCCGTTCAAATCTTCTCGGGATTTCAACGTGTGATGCAAACGTTTGATCAACGGTTCACGTGGAAAGGAAGCGACGGAACAGGAACAGTTCCCATTGATATCAGAATGAAGAATCAGTTTGAGACCGGCTCTAAAGGCCTTACATACTACTCTGGCAATGCCAATGGTGGATACTTCAATTTCGAGAGAAATCTGAACGACAACAAGCCATTTCAAATTACAATAGATGCGCTTGCTCATGAAATGACTCATTCCATCATCAGGTATAAGACAGGTATCTATTCAAAAAGAGATATCGAGTGCTCCGAATTCATTGCTATTAACGAAGGAATTTGTAACATCTTCGGCGTATATATCAGGAATAAAATCAACAATTCGACTCCTCAGAACTATCAATGGATAATGGCGCCCGAAGTGTTATCCCTGAACTTTGACATAGGCAATCCAAAAACGTATCTTCTCGCGGATACCTATCACGGTCAATACTACCCCGACTCCTGCGTGGGAGCCAACCCTTACAAGGCAAGCGGAGTCGCTTCGAGGTGGTTTTACCTGCTATCAGTCGGATTTCAGGGAACCGGCAAAAATGACTTGGGCTATACTTACGAAAACCTGGCGGGAATAGGTGTTGAAAAAGCTATTCAAATCATTTGGAATGTGATACCAGATCTGAAAGCTTATTCAAATTATTCTTCACTGAAAACATATACGCTTAATGCAGCTGAACTGCTCTATGGATTGAACTCAGCCGAATACCTGGCTGTCGAAGAAGCATGGTGTGCGGTTGGCGTGTGCGACAATAATTTTCCATTCTTCAAAATATATCCAGTCAACACAGCCTCCAATGTCGAACCCTGGCCCGGAGTAAAAATTAACTTTTCATGGGATGATGACCCACGCGTAAAAGAAGTGGAAGTGCAAATGTCCCGCAAATATGACTTTTCGGACAATCCTCAGATAATCAAAGTAAGCAATTTCGACAAGCTTTTTAAGCCGGGAGGAGGCGTAGTATATACGGGAAACGCTGTCGGATCTTTCCTTCCGGACGAAACCATATTTGTAAGAGCAAAAATCACAGAAGCCGACGCAAACTTTTGTAGAGGTGTGAACCTATTATGCCAGTTATATCAGCAATATACACCGACAAACGCCCTTATTTTAAGCGACAAAAAAAGCGGAATTTTGGCATGGAGTTCCCGGTGTCGGGTTTATCGGCAATGCATGGAATAA